In a single window of the Bradyrhizobium erythrophlei genome:
- a CDS encoding Maf-like protein, with translation MLGRPKFVLASGSPRRLSLLNQAGIEPDALRPADVDETPKRGELPRACANRLARAKADAALKSVQLDDELRGAFILAADTVVAVGRRILPKANLVDEASQCLRLLSGRNHRVYTAICLVTPKETFRQRLIETRVRFKRLSEDDIQAYIGSGEWRGKAGGYAVQGIAGTFVVKMVGSYSNIVGLPLYESISLMGGEGFPIRFGWLNAS, from the coding sequence GTTCGCCGCGACGTCTCAGCCTGCTCAACCAGGCCGGCATCGAGCCCGATGCGCTGCGTCCCGCCGACGTCGACGAGACCCCGAAGCGGGGCGAGTTACCGCGCGCCTGCGCCAATCGCCTCGCCCGCGCCAAGGCCGACGCCGCGCTCAAATCGGTGCAGCTCGATGACGAATTGCGCGGCGCCTTCATTCTCGCCGCCGACACCGTGGTCGCGGTCGGCCGCCGCATCCTGCCCAAGGCGAACCTGGTCGACGAAGCCTCGCAATGCCTGCGGCTGTTGTCGGGACGCAACCACCGGGTCTACACCGCGATCTGCCTGGTGACGCCGAAGGAGACCTTCCGCCAGCGCCTGATCGAGACCCGGGTGCGCTTCAAGCGCCTGAGCGAGGACGATATCCAGGCCTATATCGGTTCCGGCGAATGGCGCGGCAAGGCCGGCGGCTATGCCGTGCAGGGCATTGCCGGAACCTTCGTGGTCAAGATGGTCGGCTCCTACAGCAATATCGTCGGTCTGCCGCTCTATGAATCGATCTCGCTGATGGGAGGCGAAGGTTTTCCGATCCGATTCGGATGGTTGAATGCCAGCTAG
- the yacG gene encoding DNA gyrase inhibitor YacG, with amino-acid sequence MPARPPKNAGSGQETGKSSAKGSPKPCPICGKPATEASRPFCSERCRDVDLNRWLSNSYAIPATKDDDEGAD; translated from the coding sequence ATGCCAGCTAGGCCGCCAAAAAACGCCGGATCCGGCCAGGAGACCGGCAAGTCATCTGCCAAGGGATCTCCCAAGCCCTGCCCGATCTGCGGCAAGCCCGCGACCGAGGCTTCGCGCCCGTTTTGTTCCGAACGCTGCCGGGATGTCGATTTGAACCGCTGGCTGTCGAATTCCTACGCCATCCCCGCCACCAAGGACGACGACGAAGGCGCCGATTGA
- a CDS encoding glycosyltransferase family 39 protein: protein MAMTEAVSLAAGARSRIRSIGRRGAARLVAWAGDEKLSLWLVAGFVVLHVVLWTVILIRLRAAQDVHFDVAEAFAWGQKFLLGYGKHPPLSGWVAGLWFMLFPVTDWSTYALAMVTVGVGMMICWAIALRVVDRRRAFLVVVMLAIYPIFNLKGFKYNPDLLQLITLPLVVLAYLDAFEKRTIRSGIWLGLAGALALMTKYWVLTMIGALGLAALIHPARMLFLRSPAPWVAIVTLVVAMVPHFIWLKQVDFVPFRYPGDTYSISNHIQSLELVLVYIGHNIALLALPLVVVAVALAWSPHAWMLLRRDPRAFVTQPWSRDANSDVRMNQARNIWIVQGIVAVGPLIGALVFSIYLKTDWGISLFFLTPLAVVAIPQLRLRRAALVRVVATWLVISLMVLVAAPLIVPITMLRNAAGQFTYGSHSQLARELTELWHQRFHSHWKVVAGPTDVGEPMTFYSPDHPMPLTPNEIWSSGLTSLDEAKRYGFIGICEVGGWNQQACDAWMKQNSAGGEGMVITTRRFFRGSAMAATEWNVFVVPPANREAPE, encoded by the coding sequence ATGGCTATGACTGAAGCTGTTTCCCTGGCCGCAGGCGCGCGTTCGCGCATCCGCTCGATTGGCCGCCGCGGCGCCGCGCGCCTCGTCGCCTGGGCTGGCGACGAGAAATTAAGCCTGTGGCTGGTGGCGGGTTTCGTCGTCCTCCACGTGGTGCTTTGGACCGTGATCCTGATACGGTTGCGGGCGGCGCAGGACGTGCACTTCGATGTCGCCGAGGCCTTTGCCTGGGGCCAGAAATTCCTGCTTGGCTACGGCAAGCATCCCCCGCTGTCGGGATGGGTCGCCGGCCTCTGGTTCATGCTGTTCCCGGTCACGGACTGGTCGACCTACGCGCTGGCGATGGTGACGGTCGGCGTCGGCATGATGATCTGCTGGGCGATCGCCCTGCGTGTGGTCGATCGCCGCCGCGCCTTCCTTGTAGTGGTGATGCTCGCGATCTACCCGATCTTCAATTTGAAGGGCTTCAAGTACAATCCGGATCTGCTGCAGCTGATCACGCTGCCGCTGGTAGTGCTCGCCTATCTGGATGCGTTCGAGAAACGCACGATACGCTCCGGCATATGGCTTGGACTCGCGGGCGCGTTGGCGCTGATGACGAAATACTGGGTATTGACGATGATCGGCGCGCTCGGGCTCGCGGCACTGATCCATCCGGCGCGGATGCTGTTCCTGCGTTCGCCAGCGCCGTGGGTCGCGATCGTGACGTTGGTGGTTGCGATGGTCCCGCACTTCATTTGGCTGAAGCAGGTGGATTTCGTGCCGTTCAGGTATCCCGGCGATACCTATTCGATATCAAATCACATCCAGAGCCTGGAATTGGTACTGGTCTATATCGGCCATAACATTGCTTTGCTCGCGCTGCCGTTGGTGGTCGTCGCCGTGGCGTTGGCGTGGAGCCCGCACGCGTGGATGTTGCTGCGGCGCGATCCGCGCGCCTTCGTCACACAACCATGGTCGCGCGATGCCAATTCAGACGTGCGGATGAACCAGGCACGGAATATCTGGATCGTTCAAGGCATCGTCGCCGTCGGTCCGCTGATCGGCGCGCTGGTATTCTCGATTTACCTCAAGACTGACTGGGGCATCTCGCTGTTCTTCCTGACGCCGCTGGCAGTGGTTGCGATTCCTCAATTGCGCCTGCGCCGGGCCGCGCTGGTGCGAGTCGTCGCGACCTGGCTGGTGATTTCGCTGATGGTGCTGGTCGCGGCGCCGTTGATCGTTCCCATCACGATGCTGCGCAATGCGGCCGGCCAGTTCACCTATGGCTCACATTCGCAACTCGCACGCGAGCTGACGGAGCTGTGGCATCAGCGCTTTCATTCGCATTGGAAGGTGGTCGCCGGCCCCACCGATGTCGGCGAGCCGATGACATTCTACAGCCCCGATCACCCGATGCCGCTGACGCCGAATGAAATCTGGTCATCTGGGCTTACGTCGCTCGACGAGGCGAAGCGATATGGTTTCATCGGCATCTGCGAAGTCGGCGGTTGGAATCAGCAGGCGTGCGACGCCTGGATGAAACAGAATTCAGCAGGTGGGGAGGGGATGGTGATCACAACGCGACGATTCTTTCGCGGATCTGCCATGGCTGCGACGGAATGGAACGTATTCGTCGTTCCCCCGGCCAATCGTGAAGCTCCGGAGTAG